A single region of the Pseudomonas solani genome encodes:
- a CDS encoding ribbon-helix-helix domain-containing protein — MCELYVKADPILYESRSRSLRIRGVVTTLRLENQFWDILREIAEVDGMTTNQLIAKLYEEVMDYRGEVVNFASFLRVSCTRYLAQRSAPVNLAVLPRRAG; from the coding sequence ATGTGCGAACTCTATGTAAAGGCCGACCCGATCCTCTACGAGTCCCGCTCGCGTTCGCTGCGCATCCGTGGCGTGGTGACCACGCTGCGCCTGGAGAACCAGTTCTGGGACATCCTGCGGGAGATCGCCGAGGTGGACGGCATGACCACCAACCAACTGATCGCCAAGCTCTACGAGGAAGTCATGGACTACCGTGGCGAGGTGGTGAACTTCGCTTCCTTCCTGCGAGTGAGCTGCACCCGCTACCTGGCCCAGCGCAGCGCGCCGGTCAACCTGGCGGTCTTGCCGCGACGGGCTGGCTGA
- a CDS encoding Nramp family divalent metal transporter: MYKLPTTATAPFCPSAVSHSVAVPANASLGRKLMLFVGPGLLVSVGYMDPGNWATAIEAGSRFGYALLFVVVLASLSGMLLQSLCSRLGIATGRDLAQLSRERYRPGVARGQWLLAELSIIATDLAEVLGAALAFHLLLGVSITTGVVLTAFDTLIVLALQGANFRRLEAIVLGLITTIGACFFVELMLIKPYWPDVAAGLRPSWDVLSSQEPLYLAIGILGATVMPHNLYLHSSVVQTRVNGDDEASKRSAIRFARFDTIGSLSLALLVNAAIMILAAAAFHGSGHTEVVEVQDAYHLLDPLVGGALASFLFGFALLAAGQSSTFTGTIAGQVVMEGFLQAKIPCWQRRLITRALALVPALIGVVWLGDSAVGKLLVLSQVVLSLQLPFALWPLIRFTSDRRLMGPFANSSLVATVAWSLFGLISLANLTLLYFWMA, encoded by the coding sequence ATGTACAAGCTGCCCACCACGGCCACCGCGCCGTTCTGCCCCTCTGCCGTCAGCCACAGCGTGGCGGTGCCGGCCAACGCGTCCCTGGGGCGCAAGCTCATGCTCTTCGTCGGCCCCGGCCTGCTGGTGTCGGTGGGCTACATGGACCCGGGCAACTGGGCGACGGCCATCGAGGCCGGTTCGCGCTTCGGCTATGCGCTGCTGTTCGTGGTGGTGCTGGCGAGCCTCTCGGGCATGCTGCTGCAAAGCCTCTGCTCGCGCCTGGGCATCGCCACCGGGCGTGATCTGGCGCAGCTCTCGCGGGAGCGCTACCGCCCCGGCGTGGCGCGTGGGCAGTGGCTGCTCGCCGAGCTGTCGATCATCGCCACCGACCTGGCCGAGGTGCTGGGCGCGGCCCTGGCCTTCCACCTGCTGCTGGGCGTTTCCATCACCACCGGCGTGGTGCTGACCGCCTTCGACACGCTGATCGTGCTGGCCCTGCAAGGCGCCAACTTCCGTCGCCTGGAAGCCATCGTGCTGGGGCTGATCACCACCATAGGCGCGTGTTTCTTCGTCGAGCTGATGCTGATCAAACCCTACTGGCCGGACGTCGCCGCCGGGCTGCGGCCGTCCTGGGACGTGCTCTCCAGCCAGGAGCCGCTGTACCTGGCGATCGGCATCCTTGGGGCCACGGTGATGCCGCATAACCTCTACCTGCACTCATCGGTGGTGCAGACCCGGGTCAATGGCGACGACGAGGCGAGCAAGCGCAGCGCCATCCGCTTCGCCCGTTTCGACACCATCGGCTCGCTGTCCCTGGCGCTGCTGGTGAACGCGGCGATCATGATCCTCGCGGCGGCGGCCTTCCACGGCAGCGGCCATACCGAGGTGGTGGAAGTCCAGGACGCCTACCACCTGCTCGACCCGCTGGTGGGCGGCGCACTGGCCAGCTTCCTGTTCGGCTTCGCCCTGCTGGCGGCGGGGCAGAGCTCCACCTTCACCGGCACCATCGCCGGCCAGGTGGTGATGGAGGGCTTCCTGCAGGCGAAGATCCCCTGCTGGCAGCGGCGCCTGATCACCCGCGCCCTGGCGCTGGTGCCGGCGCTGATCGGCGTGGTCTGGCTGGGGGACAGCGCGGTGGGCAAGCTGCTGGTGCTGAGCCAGGTGGTGTTGAGCCTGCAACTGCCCTTCGCCCTGTGGCCGTTGATCCGCTTCACCAGCGACCGCCGGCTGATGGGGCCCTTCGCCAACAGCAGCCTGGTGGCCACCGTCGCCTGGAGCCTGTTCGGGCTGATTTCCCTGGCCAACCTGACGTTGCTGTATTTCTGGATGGCCTGA
- a CDS encoding M66 family metalloprotease, with protein sequence MLRKIVLIYGLLSLAGCLDLGGGGGGGGSSPGSGGSNTVTTPPTQPGTPPDTGSPEEPVTPPVTPPVTPPVTPPVTPPGDRFPEPSAAVVDEVNALGFYDQTADGQTRPVRNDLSGTLAAMLQFVQSHSVDPQGNEAKNMPRLTSEREALLLVTPAPEQALPRSMRVQVLVDGALKGELALRHPDELYRADRTGSDARPDVVYSRRAWSAVLPWSWVVPGMSLQVSDDQGRSGQRSAEAFDFAPPAELLVQAIRIGMLSNEVPGGQHWFNSQPAQAATDYFQTVPIARLVASQYEDVLLRKVMVANGTIYDADLGQVSATTGDVYSGDMRENTAKSTFSTGINLANWGITSAGMASQEQPQLTNSAVIHHARGQYANGPVNHGLSGGNGILTLIDSVGNEFSHEIGHHYGLGHYPGQSGDNYFWSGHHHDSGWGYIAYRKRMRANLHWTRAKTGGLNGMPIYADAYSFATDAMAGGNFASGLSRYTHYTGYSTRQKIQPALNRAVWAADSATGYRKWDASTRKMEVFQPKTPTSSNVWYNSADGNYRKPRLFGVPVITLLGGYDPVTHDAVLYPALRGNWGQVYDLPAPNAAATSQQCWLEVSFASGATQRIAVAPTRLGSNANKLHINLAQAEQPTAAALQCRDTAGAATTELASLIIPQGLPAMAPAVIVGRDARFDALRNEELPKLDNALAALAGQAVPALKGEARVLYDSYSDSPDGLSGTAQQVLQRLNEQQAKALRLNRWLDAYGSRLASDAEAAKALDTLLATLQLDPTPLLPAAQLMTMNNGNCVRIEQADGAWKPYVAAKAQCTGGLEEKWRVDASGRIHSAAQPAQCLTASGDIGLSPCDSQVDAQAWDLSALPQLKYGSRCMDLSGGYLTDGRGKLITYGCTGGANQKWYGLTLNDNGLFPLLQSRNLNLFSAYAEQRASSTAP encoded by the coding sequence ATGTTGCGCAAGATCGTTCTTATCTACGGATTGCTGAGCCTGGCCGGCTGCCTGGACCTGGGCGGCGGCGGAGGTGGCGGGGGCAGCAGCCCCGGCTCGGGCGGCTCCAACACCGTCACCACCCCGCCCACCCAGCCGGGCACCCCGCCCGATACCGGCAGCCCCGAAGAACCGGTCACGCCCCCCGTCACCCCGCCTGTGACTCCACCGGTGACGCCGCCGGTCACGCCACCGGGCGACCGCTTCCCCGAGCCGAGCGCGGCCGTGGTCGACGAGGTGAACGCCCTGGGCTTCTACGACCAGACCGCCGATGGCCAGACCCGCCCCGTGCGCAACGACCTGAGCGGCACCCTCGCCGCCATGCTGCAGTTCGTGCAGAGCCACTCGGTGGACCCGCAAGGCAACGAAGCGAAGAACATGCCGCGCCTGACCAGCGAGCGCGAAGCCCTGCTGCTGGTCACCCCGGCCCCGGAGCAAGCGCTGCCCAGGTCCATGCGCGTGCAGGTGCTGGTGGACGGCGCCCTCAAGGGTGAGCTCGCCCTGCGCCACCCCGACGAGCTCTACCGTGCCGACCGCACCGGCAGCGACGCCCGTCCCGATGTGGTCTATTCGCGCCGCGCCTGGTCCGCCGTGCTGCCCTGGAGCTGGGTGGTGCCCGGCATGAGCCTGCAGGTCAGCGACGACCAGGGCCGCAGCGGCCAGCGCAGCGCCGAAGCCTTCGATTTCGCCCCGCCCGCCGAACTGCTGGTCCAGGCCATCCGCATCGGCATGCTGAGCAACGAGGTTCCGGGCGGCCAGCACTGGTTCAACAGCCAGCCGGCACAAGCCGCCACCGACTACTTCCAGACCGTGCCCATCGCCCGCCTGGTGGCCAGCCAGTACGAGGACGTGCTGCTGCGCAAGGTGATGGTGGCCAACGGCACGATCTACGACGCCGACCTCGGCCAGGTCAGCGCCACCACCGGTGACGTCTACAGCGGCGACATGCGCGAGAACACCGCCAAGTCCACCTTCAGCACCGGCATCAACCTGGCCAACTGGGGCATCACCAGCGCCGGCATGGCCAGCCAGGAGCAACCGCAGTTGACCAACTCGGCGGTCATCCACCATGCCCGCGGCCAGTACGCCAACGGCCCCGTCAACCACGGCCTCAGCGGCGGCAACGGCATCCTCACGCTGATCGACTCGGTGGGTAACGAATTCAGCCACGAGATCGGCCACCACTACGGCCTGGGCCACTACCCGGGGCAGAGCGGCGACAACTACTTCTGGTCCGGTCACCACCACGACAGCGGCTGGGGCTACATCGCCTACCGCAAGCGCATGCGCGCCAACCTGCACTGGACCCGCGCCAAGACCGGCGGCCTCAACGGCATGCCGATCTACGCCGACGCCTACAGCTTCGCCACCGACGCCATGGCCGGCGGCAACTTCGCCAGCGGCCTGTCGCGCTACACCCACTACACCGGCTACAGCACGCGGCAGAAGATCCAGCCGGCGCTGAACCGCGCGGTCTGGGCGGCGGACTCCGCCACCGGCTACCGCAAGTGGGACGCCAGCACCCGCAAGATGGAGGTGTTCCAGCCGAAGACGCCGACCTCCAGCAACGTCTGGTACAACAGCGCCGACGGCAACTACCGCAAGCCGCGGCTGTTCGGCGTCCCGGTCATCACCCTGCTCGGCGGCTACGACCCGGTCACCCACGACGCCGTGCTCTACCCGGCACTGCGCGGCAACTGGGGCCAGGTCTACGACCTGCCCGCGCCGAACGCCGCGGCCACCAGCCAGCAATGCTGGCTGGAGGTCAGCTTCGCCAGCGGCGCGACCCAGCGCATCGCCGTCGCCCCGACCCGCCTGGGCAGCAACGCCAACAAGCTGCACATCAACCTGGCACAGGCCGAGCAGCCCACCGCAGCGGCCCTGCAATGCCGCGACACGGCCGGAGCCGCCACCACCGAGCTGGCCAGCCTGATCATTCCCCAGGGGCTGCCGGCCATGGCGCCGGCCGTCATCGTCGGCCGTGACGCGCGCTTCGATGCCCTGCGCAACGAAGAGCTGCCCAAGCTCGACAACGCCCTGGCCGCCCTCGCCGGGCAGGCGGTGCCGGCTCTCAAGGGCGAGGCCCGCGTGCTCTATGACAGCTACAGCGACAGCCCCGACGGCCTCTCCGGCACAGCCCAGCAGGTGCTGCAACGCCTCAACGAACAGCAGGCCAAGGCCCTGCGCCTGAACCGCTGGCTGGATGCCTACGGCAGCCGCCTGGCCAGTGACGCCGAGGCCGCCAAGGCCCTCGACACCCTGCTGGCCACCCTGCAGCTCGACCCCACCCCGCTGCTGCCAGCGGCCCAGCTGATGACGATGAACAACGGCAACTGCGTGCGCATCGAGCAGGCCGATGGCGCCTGGAAGCCCTACGTCGCCGCCAAGGCCCAGTGCACCGGGGGACTCGAGGAGAAATGGCGGGTCGACGCCAGCGGCCGCATCCACAGCGCCGCCCAGCCGGCGCAGTGCCTGACCGCCAGCGGCGACATCGGCCTCAGCCCCTGCGACAGCCAGGTGGACGCCCAGGCCTGGGACCTCTCCGCCCTGCCGCAGCTCAAGTACGGCAGCCGCTGCATGGACCTTTCCGGGGGCTACCTCACCGACGGCCGCGGCAAGCTGATCACCTACGGCTGCACCGGCGGCGCCAACCAGAAATGGTACGGGCTGACGCTCAACGACAACGGGCTGTTCCCGCTGCTGCAGAGCCGCAACCTCAACCTGTTCAGCGCCTATGCCGAGCAACGTGCCAGCAGCACCGCGCCCTAG
- the gspD gene encoding type II secretion system secretin GspD gives MLRITPVSLPRRLAACGPLLALCACLTLPSLHCEAAPTAAAAPSAESAGEARWTINLRDADIADFTEQVASISGQTLVLDPRVKGRVTVLSESPLTLSEVYQLFLSVMSTHGYTVVAQGNQARVVPDIEGRSVANSPAGSGPETFETRLIQVQQTPVNELLPMIRPLVPQNGHLAAIPSSNALIVSDKHANIERLMALIGQLDRAGAEDSAFYDLQHAWAKDVAAMLQESLRRGQAAGNGNAQVIADPRTNRLLLLGPPEARERLLRMAKQLDTAPIRAANTRVVRLRHGDAKDLAKTLGELSEQLRGATSPTTTQAPVLIRADEGLNALILMAEPDMVGQLEELVQQLDVPRAQVLVEAAIVEMSGDVSEALGVQWAIDGRSDGSPIGGTNFSNTGLSVGTLLGAIEAKTPISLPDGAIVGIGNDNFGALITALSASGHSNLLSTPSLLTLDNQQAEILVGQNVPFQTGSYTTDAAGSNNPFTTIERKDVGVTLKVTPHINEGGTLRLVIEQEISSIAPSTGAASRAVDLVTNKRMIKSTVLADNGQVIVLGGLIQDDVTRSESKVPLLGDIPLLGGLFRSSKDVNVKRNLMVFLRPRVVRDGPRLADLSQEKYQDLRQLAGQDSQRALPQQPLQLFQPAAQQGPVATPPPRPAPAPAPAPTPAAAPEAAAVRAYAAPTESPIQPVAASVAPPAPAPAAAAPAPKPAPAPAVAQRFSINLIEGSSEQYMRALMARHPGEPLRIQRTQRDGRDWYRMFYGDYPQAELAERALHNLPASLPSHRGQVTAL, from the coding sequence ATGCTTCGGATCACCCCCGTATCCCTGCCCCGGCGCCTGGCGGCCTGCGGCCCGCTGCTGGCGCTATGCGCCTGCCTCACCCTCCCATCGCTGCACTGCGAGGCGGCACCGACGGCCGCCGCAGCGCCATCGGCCGAAAGCGCCGGCGAAGCGCGCTGGACCATCAACCTGCGCGACGCCGACATCGCCGACTTCACCGAGCAGGTCGCCAGCATCAGCGGCCAGACGCTGGTGCTCGACCCGCGCGTCAAGGGCCGGGTCACCGTCCTCTCCGAGTCGCCGCTGACCCTCAGCGAGGTCTACCAGCTGTTCCTGTCGGTGATGAGCACCCACGGCTACACGGTGGTGGCCCAGGGTAACCAGGCCCGCGTGGTGCCCGACATAGAAGGCCGCAGCGTTGCCAACAGCCCCGCCGGCAGTGGGCCGGAAACCTTCGAGACACGCCTGATCCAGGTGCAGCAGACCCCGGTCAACGAGCTGCTGCCGATGATCCGCCCGCTGGTGCCGCAGAACGGCCACCTGGCGGCCATCCCTTCCAGCAACGCGCTGATCGTCAGCGACAAGCACGCCAACATCGAACGGCTGATGGCCCTGATCGGCCAGCTCGACCGTGCCGGCGCCGAAGACAGCGCGTTCTACGACCTCCAGCACGCCTGGGCCAAGGACGTGGCCGCGATGCTCCAGGAAAGCCTGCGCCGGGGCCAGGCCGCCGGCAACGGCAACGCCCAGGTGATCGCCGACCCGCGCACCAACCGCCTGCTGCTGCTCGGCCCGCCCGAAGCCCGCGAACGCCTGCTGCGCATGGCCAAGCAACTGGACACCGCGCCCATCCGCGCGGCCAATACCCGGGTGGTGCGCCTGCGCCACGGCGACGCCAAGGACCTGGCCAAGACCCTCGGCGAACTCTCCGAACAGCTGCGCGGCGCCACCTCGCCCACCACCACCCAGGCGCCGGTGCTGATCCGCGCCGACGAGGGGCTCAACGCCCTCATCCTGATGGCCGAGCCGGACATGGTCGGCCAGCTGGAAGAGCTCGTGCAGCAACTCGACGTGCCCCGGGCCCAGGTGCTGGTGGAAGCGGCCATCGTCGAGATGTCCGGCGATGTCAGCGAAGCGCTCGGCGTGCAATGGGCCATCGATGGCCGCTCCGACGGCAGCCCCATCGGCGGCACCAACTTCAGCAACACCGGGCTGTCGGTGGGCACCCTGCTCGGCGCCATCGAAGCCAAGACGCCGATCAGCCTGCCCGACGGCGCCATCGTCGGCATCGGCAACGACAACTTCGGCGCCCTGATCACCGCCCTCTCGGCCAGCGGCCACAGCAACCTGCTGTCCACGCCGAGCCTGCTCACCCTCGACAACCAGCAGGCGGAAATCCTCGTCGGCCAGAACGTGCCCTTCCAGACCGGCTCCTACACTACCGACGCCGCCGGCTCCAACAACCCCTTCACCACCATCGAGCGCAAGGATGTCGGCGTCACCCTCAAGGTCACCCCGCACATCAACGAAGGCGGCACCCTGCGCCTGGTGATCGAGCAGGAAATCTCCTCCATCGCCCCCAGCACCGGCGCCGCCTCCCGGGCGGTGGACCTGGTCACCAACAAACGCATGATCAAGAGCACGGTGCTGGCCGACAACGGCCAGGTGATCGTGCTCGGCGGGCTGATCCAGGACGACGTCACCCGCAGCGAAAGCAAGGTGCCGCTGCTGGGCGACATACCGCTGCTCGGCGGGCTGTTTCGCTCCAGCAAGGACGTCAACGTCAAGCGCAACCTGATGGTCTTCCTGCGCCCCCGGGTGGTGCGCGACGGCCCGCGCCTGGCCGACCTGAGCCAGGAGAAGTACCAGGACCTGCGGCAACTGGCGGGCCAGGACAGCCAGCGCGCCCTGCCCCAGCAGCCGCTGCAGCTGTTCCAGCCGGCCGCGCAGCAGGGCCCGGTGGCAACCCCGCCGCCCCGCCCGGCTCCCGCTCCAGCGCCAGCTCCCACGCCAGCAGCCGCCCCCGAGGCCGCGGCCGTGCGCGCCTATGCCGCGCCCACCGAGAGCCCCATCCAACCCGTCGCAGCGAGCGTCGCGCCACCGGCCCCGGCCCCGGCCGCTGCTGCTCCCGCGCCAAAGCCCGCCCCCGCACCAGCGGTGGCGCAGCGTTTCAGCATCAACCTGATCGAGGGCAGCAGCGAGCAGTACATGCGCGCGCTGATGGCCCGTCACCCCGGGGAGCCCCTGCGCATCCAGCGCACGCAGCGCGATGGCCGGGACTGGTACCGCATGTTCTATGGCGACTACCCCCAGGCGGAGCTGGCCGAACGCGCCCTGCACAACCTGCCGGCCAGCCTGCCCAGCCACCGTGGCCAGGTGACCGCCCTGTAG
- a CDS encoding fumarate hydratase — translation MTVIKQDDLIQSVADALQFISYYHPVDFIQAMHEAYLREESPAARDSMAQILINSRMCATGHRPICQDTGIVTVFVRVGMDVRWDGATLSVDDMINEGVRRAYNLPENVLRASILADPAGARKNTKDNTPAVIHYSIVPGNTVEVDVAAKGGGSENKSKMAMLNPSDSIVDWVLKTVPTMGAGWCPPGMLGIGIGGTAEKAAVMAKEVLMESIDIHELKARGPQNKLEEMRLELFEKVNQLGIGAQGLGGLTTVLDVKIMDYPTHAASLPVCMIPNCAATRHAHFVLDGSGPAELQAPPLDAYPEIVWEAGPSARRVDLDTLTPEDVQSWKPGETVLLNGKMLTGRDAAHKRMVDMLNKGEQLPVDLKGRFIYYVGPVDPVGDEVVGPAGPTTATRMDKFTRQILEQTGLLGMIGKSERGPIAIEAIKDNKAVYLMAVGGAAYLVAQAIRKSKVLAFAELGMEAIYEFEVKDMPVTVAVDTNGESVHITGPAIWNKKIVESLAVEVK, via the coding sequence ATGACCGTGATCAAACAGGACGACCTGATACAGAGCGTCGCCGACGCCCTGCAGTTCATCTCCTATTACCACCCCGTCGACTTCATCCAGGCCATGCACGAGGCCTACTTGCGCGAGGAGTCGCCCGCCGCGCGCGACTCCATGGCGCAGATCCTGATCAACTCGCGCATGTGCGCCACCGGCCACCGCCCGATCTGCCAGGACACCGGCATCGTCACCGTGTTCGTGCGCGTGGGCATGGACGTGCGCTGGGATGGCGCCACCCTGAGCGTCGACGACATGATCAACGAAGGCGTACGTCGCGCCTACAACCTGCCGGAGAACGTCCTGCGCGCCTCCATCCTGGCCGACCCGGCCGGTGCACGTAAGAACACCAAGGACAACACCCCGGCGGTCATCCACTACTCCATCGTTCCCGGCAACACCGTGGAAGTGGACGTGGCGGCCAAGGGCGGCGGCTCCGAGAACAAGTCGAAGATGGCCATGCTCAACCCCTCCGACTCCATCGTCGACTGGGTGCTGAAGACCGTCCCCACCATGGGCGCCGGCTGGTGCCCGCCGGGCATGCTCGGCATCGGCATCGGCGGTACCGCCGAGAAGGCCGCGGTGATGGCCAAGGAAGTGCTGATGGAGTCCATTGACATCCATGAGCTGAAAGCCCGCGGCCCGCAGAACAAGCTCGAAGAAATGCGCCTGGAGCTGTTCGAGAAGGTCAACCAGCTGGGCATCGGCGCCCAGGGCCTGGGCGGCCTGACCACCGTGCTCGACGTGAAGATCATGGACTACCCGACCCACGCCGCCTCCCTGCCGGTGTGCATGATCCCCAACTGCGCCGCCACCCGTCACGCCCACTTCGTGCTCGACGGCTCCGGCCCGGCCGAACTGCAAGCGCCGCCGCTGGACGCCTACCCGGAGATCGTCTGGGAAGCCGGCCCGTCCGCGCGCCGCGTCGACCTCGACACCCTGACCCCGGAAGACGTGCAGAGCTGGAAGCCGGGCGAGACCGTCCTGCTCAACGGCAAGATGCTCACCGGCCGCGACGCCGCCCACAAGCGCATGGTCGACATGCTCAACAAGGGTGAACAGCTGCCGGTGGACCTCAAGGGCCGCTTCATCTATTACGTCGGCCCGGTCGACCCGGTGGGTGACGAAGTGGTCGGCCCCGCCGGCCCCACCACCGCCACGCGCATGGACAAGTTCACCCGCCAGATCCTCGAACAGACCGGCCTGCTGGGCATGATCGGCAAATCCGAGCGCGGCCCCATCGCCATCGAGGCGATCAAGGACAACAAGGCCGTGTACCTGATGGCCGTCGGCGGCGCCGCCTACCTGGTGGCCCAGGCGATCCGCAAGTCCAAGGTCCTGGCCTTCGCCGAACTGGGCATGGAAGCGATCTACGAGTTCGAAGTGAAGGACATGCCGGTCACTGTCGCCGTCGACACCAACGGCGAGTCGGTGCACATCACCGGCCCGGCGATCTGGAACAAGAAGATCGTCGAAAGCCTGGCGGTGGAGGTGAAGTAA
- a CDS encoding GGDEF domain-containing protein, with translation MSTASQRVTHRALQSLLLKRFGMAAATYALALALFWIAVLGDLYQASMTSALAACGLIVLSQACFLFIFLSGRNLEFRDPSLTEAQVLVALAWHTLLLSDLEGARGALLVVYVLIMLFGVFQLQPRVFVRCAAIGFFAFTGLNLWEAYQMRLADPALAVLQVCALFVVLSWLTLFASYVQALRQRMRQRRFALQAHQDTLRGMMRQLEDLVATDELTGLFNRRHFLRLATRELDGLAPGRQHGLALIDLDHFKRINDVHGHAAGDRVLQTFAAVARACLRDGDTLARYGGEEFVLLLPNCDADRLTACCERLREAFASAEPVGVEVDGLSLSAGMTLLGIQDDLDDALQRADQALYRAKRGGRNRCAAAWEEQGA, from the coding sequence ATGAGCACAGCGAGTCAACGGGTCACCCATAGAGCGCTGCAAAGCCTGCTGCTGAAACGCTTCGGCATGGCGGCGGCTACCTATGCGCTTGCCCTGGCGCTGTTCTGGATCGCCGTGCTGGGTGACCTGTACCAGGCCTCGATGACCAGTGCCCTGGCCGCCTGCGGGCTGATCGTGCTGTCGCAGGCGTGCTTCCTGTTCATCTTCCTTAGCGGTCGCAACCTGGAATTCCGTGATCCCAGCCTGACCGAAGCGCAGGTGCTGGTGGCCCTCGCCTGGCACACCCTGCTGCTGTCCGACCTGGAGGGCGCTCGGGGCGCACTGTTGGTGGTCTATGTGCTGATCATGCTGTTCGGCGTGTTCCAGCTGCAGCCCAGGGTTTTCGTACGCTGTGCGGCCATCGGCTTCTTCGCCTTCACCGGGCTCAACCTGTGGGAGGCGTACCAGATGCGCCTCGCCGACCCGGCCCTGGCGGTGCTGCAGGTGTGCGCGCTGTTCGTGGTGCTGTCCTGGCTGACCCTGTTCGCCAGTTATGTGCAGGCCCTGCGCCAGCGCATGCGCCAACGCCGCTTCGCCCTGCAGGCGCACCAGGACACCCTGCGCGGCATGATGCGCCAGCTGGAAGACCTGGTGGCCACCGACGAGCTGACCGGGCTGTTCAACCGCCGGCATTTCCTGCGCCTGGCCACCCGCGAGCTGGACGGCCTGGCCCCCGGTCGCCAGCATGGTCTGGCGCTGATCGATCTCGACCACTTCAAGCGCATCAACGACGTTCATGGCCACGCCGCCGGCGACCGTGTGCTGCAGACCTTCGCCGCCGTGGCGCGGGCCTGCCTGCGCGATGGCGACACCCTGGCGCGCTACGGTGGCGAGGAGTTCGTCCTGCTGCTGCCCAACTGCGATGCCGACCGCCTCACCGCCTGCTGCGAGCGCCTGCGCGAAGCCTTCGCCAGTGCCGAGCCGGTGGGCGTCGAGGTGGATGGGCTGAGCCTCTCCGCCGGCATGACGCTGCTGGGCATCCAGGACGATCTGGATGATGCGCTGCAGCGGGCCGATCAGGCACTCTATCGGGCCAAACGTGGCGGACGTAACCGCTGCGCTGCTGCGTGGGAGGAGCAGGGTGCCTGA
- a CDS encoding iron-sulfur-binding ferredoxin reductase: MPEIEVAGRRWTVPPSSNLLDQLNAAGCKVPFSCRAGSCHACLVRCLAGEPLDARPEALDPERRAEGWRLACQCQVVGDLVVEAFDPQRDGIPAEVVALDWLGDVARLRLRPQRPLRYSAGQHLLLWSAEGIARPYSLASVPGEEPWLEFHIDCRQPGAFADALRQLGIGGTLRLGELRGGALHYDPDWAGRPLLILASGTGLAPLWGILREALRQHHQGAIRLIHLAHDPAAHYLAEPLRALAARHDSLRVELTTPAQLQGVLADLRLVSRQTVALLCGSPASVEDFARRLYLAGVPRNQLLADVFLSRSF, encoded by the coding sequence GTGCCTGAAATAGAGGTCGCGGGTAGACGCTGGACCGTACCACCGTCCAGCAACCTGCTGGACCAGCTCAACGCCGCCGGATGCAAGGTGCCCTTCAGTTGCCGGGCCGGCAGTTGCCATGCCTGCCTGGTGCGCTGCCTGGCCGGCGAGCCGCTCGATGCCCGCCCCGAAGCGCTGGACCCCGAGCGCCGCGCCGAAGGCTGGCGCCTGGCCTGCCAGTGCCAGGTGGTGGGCGACCTGGTGGTGGAAGCCTTCGACCCGCAGCGTGATGGCATCCCCGCCGAAGTGGTGGCGCTGGACTGGCTGGGCGATGTCGCGCGGCTGCGCCTGCGTCCCCAGCGGCCGTTGCGCTACAGCGCCGGCCAGCACCTGCTGCTGTGGAGCGCCGAGGGCATCGCCCGGCCCTATTCCCTGGCCAGCGTGCCGGGGGAGGAACCCTGGCTGGAATTCCATATCGACTGCCGCCAGCCCGGCGCCTTCGCCGATGCGCTGCGCCAGTTGGGTATTGGTGGCACGTTGCGCCTGGGCGAACTGCGCGGCGGCGCGTTGCACTACGACCCGGACTGGGCCGGCCGCCCGCTGCTGATCCTCGCCTCGGGCACCGGCCTGGCGCCACTCTGGGGCATTCTCCGCGAGGCCTTGCGCCAGCATCACCAGGGCGCGATACGCCTCATTCACCTGGCCCATGACCCGGCCGCGCATTACCTCGCCGAGCCCCTGCGGGCCCTGGCCGCGCGCCACGACAGCCTGCGCGTAGAACTGACGACCCCGGCGCAGCTGCAAGGTGTTTTGGCCGATCTCCGGCTTGTTTCGCGCCAGACCGTCGCCTTACTCTGCGGCAGCCCCGCCAGCGTCGAAGACTTCGCGCGCCGCCTCTATCTGGCCGGCGTGCCACGCAACCAACTGCTGGCCGACGTATTCCTGAGCCGCTCCTTCTAA